In Vibrio quintilis, the DNA window GAATCCGGGGCAAAGGGCCACAAAACTGAACACCCCGGATATAACGTCTTAATGTATTGCGGTTGACGTTAAGCACCTGGCAGGCGAGCCTTTGGGAGACAAATGCAGGTAAGGGATGTTGCGCCAGCGTCATGATTTGTTCTCTTGTTCCATCGCTTCTATCAACGCCAAGGCTTTTTTTTGGAGCGAGAGACAACCGTCTTTTACCTCAATCTGATGACGAAGACGGGCGTTCTCTTTCTCTAAGAGCTCAATGCGTTTTTGCTCGGGAGTTTTTGCTGACGCAGGACCGGGGGCTGATTTTTCGAGCCCTTTGATGCCGTTCTCAGCGAATTCTTTCCGCCATTGTGAAAGCTGATTTGAGTAAAGCTTTTCCCGCCGGAGTAAGGCACCAACCTCGCCATGTTTACAGGCATCGGCCTGTTGTATAATGGAAAGCTTGTATTCGGTCGTAAAGATACGGCGGGTTTTCTTTTCCAGCTCCGGAGAGGGATTGACCTGCGGCTCAACCGTTGTGTTCTTTGGCATCATGAACTCCTTTTTCACCCTGATTTGTATGTTATCTCAAAAGCGGGTGGTTCAATAGCAGGTTGACACACAGGGTCCCAACCAGGCAAATAAAGCAAGATTTTTTTCACTTTGATAAGTATTTTAAAACATAAAAAACCCAATAATTGATATCCAACTATTGGGCGCTTCACTATTTCTTTACTATGAATAAAATTAGATTTTAATCAAAATAATTTTCTTATTTTAACTAAGAGAATCAATCAGTTCAGATAAACTATCAGTTACAAACAGAATAGCATCTTCATCATCAGGATCTTCTTCTACATCAACAAAAACAACAGGAGGGTTTTCTGTACAATTTCTGTAATCATAAGCAAAAAAGCATCCACTACCACCAGTACCAGCAATAGGTATGATATTTTCGTATACGTCAGACCATTTTTCCCACTTTTTAATCACACTATATAGTTCCTGCGCTTCAGTAGCATCTTTCATCACATGAAATAGAGGGCCAAAAACTGATGATGCTAATTTGCCAGATTCAATTGTCTCTGGGGTTGGCATTTTACCTTGATGGTCTAATATCAGGTTTTTATAATCTTCTGGTAAAGATACTTTTAAAGCTGATTCCAGGTATAACAAATCTTGTTGTGTTGCATCGCCAACCGATGGATCAATATATTCTTCCCATACAATACTCATATTTCTACCTATTAATTTATCAGATTATTTAGTTTTCTTTTTCTTCTTATAACCACCACCCCATATAGACATTCCACAGGTATGAGGAACAAATGCTTCATGCTCTTTATGATCGACAAGTTGCATTCTTCCGGTATCCTGATGGTGATGCCACGTCACACCTGAAGGTGGAGATTTTGATGCAGGATCTTTAAGAAAATAAGTAACTATACCCAAACAACCTGAAGATGCAGGGTTCAGTGAGATTTATCCAGCCTTGAGACAAGGCAATCAAGTGACCGCCATAATCAATCTCATATAAATATATCTCGACCTGATGTTACATAATAGAATAAAAATTATTTTTGAAATTGATTATTTAATCTGCCAAGTGCCTGATGGTACTTATATATCCGTTTCAGATCTTTTTCCTGAAGTTTATTTAATCTTGTAACATTAAGATTATCTTTTATATCTTCAATCTTTATAATACATGCCAGTTTGTTTGTTAAGATTCTATCAATAAAATCATCATAGCTTTCAGCCTGTTTTCTGGACAAACAATCTAAGGCCTCTGTGATCTCATCTGAAAAGCCGCAGCATTTTATTTCACTGAGACTCATGTCGGAATCCTCAATCACGTCATGTAATACAGCTACAATTCTCTCTTTTTCACTGTCGAACTGAAACATCACACGAAGAGGATGCAAAACATAAGGCTGCCCAGCCTTGTCAATTTGACCACTATGCGCTTGGGTCGCAATTTGGATGGCTAGATCCAAGCTATTCTTCTTTCCCATTAATATACTCATCTTTAGTTATTTCATCACCAAACAGTAGTGCATCATAAAAAATTCATGTTTCTATCTATGGAAATTCAGCCAATAATTCTTCCAGCCATGCAAATAGATCTTCTTGTGAATCAAAATCTTCTTTAGTTAGTTGCTCGTATTCATCGGGAGACATTGATTGATTATCAATCACTTCACGTAACTGATTTTTGACAAGTTCGGCATCATATGGAAAACCTCTGCCACTTATAATAGATTCTCTGATGAACTGTGGGTCGTAACATTCTACATCACAATACTTGACCAGCACTGTATGCAATGGTTCTTTAATTTTT includes these proteins:
- a CDS encoding transposase, coding for MMPKNTTVEPQVNPSPELEKKTRRIFTTEYKLSIIQQADACKHGEVGALLRREKLYSNQLSQWRKEFAENGIKGLEKSAPGPASAKTPEQKRIELLEKENARLRHQIEVKDGCLSLQKKALALIEAMEQENKS
- a CDS encoding SMI1/KNR4 family protein; this encodes MSIVWEEYIDPSVGDATQQDLLYLESALKVSLPEDYKNLILDHQGKMPTPETIESGKLASSVFGPLFHVMKDATEAQELYSVIKKWEKWSDVYENIIPIAGTGGSGCFFAYDYRNCTENPPVVFVDVEEDPDDEDAILFVTDSLSELIDSLS
- a CDS encoding HNH endonuclease, which codes for MGIVTYFLKDPASKSPPSGVTWHHHQDTGRMQLVDHKEHEAFVPHTCGMSIWGGGYKKKKKTK
- a CDS encoding GTP pyrophosphokinase, with product MGKKNSLDLAIQIATQAHSGQIDKAGQPYVLHPLRVMFQFDSEKERIVAVLHDVIEDSDMSLSEIKCCGFSDEITEALDCLSRKQAESYDDFIDRILTNKLACIIKIEDIKDNLNVTRLNKLQEKDLKRIYKYHQALGRLNNQFQK